One genomic region from Candidatus Mesenet endosymbiont of Agriotes lineatus encodes:
- the coaD gene encoding pantetheine-phosphate adenylyltransferase — protein MMIKIGVYPGTFDPITFGHTDIIKRAYNLVDKLIIGVACDVKKDTIFTADVRAAMVKEEVKSLNIKAEVITFNGLLIHFAQKQNASVIIRGLRAISDFDYEFQMSWINYKLSPKTETIFLPAAEDTQFTSSGFVKEIARLNGDISKFVSENVRKQLLNFYYK, from the coding sequence ATGATGATAAAAATAGGTGTGTACCCTGGTACTTTTGATCCAATTACTTTTGGTCATACTGATATAATTAAAAGAGCATACAATTTAGTTGATAAGTTAATTATTGGTGTAGCTTGTGATGTCAAGAAAGATACAATTTTCACTGCTGATGTGCGAGCAGCAATGGTGAAAGAAGAAGTCAAATCACTCAATATAAAAGCTGAAGTGATAACATTCAATGGATTACTGATACATTTTGCTCAAAAGCAGAATGCTTCAGTGATAATTAGAGGTTTAAGGGCAATATCAGATTTTGATTATGAATTTCAAATGAGTTGGATAAATTATAAACTGTCTCCTAAAACTGAAACAATATTTTTACCTGCTGCTGAGGATACTCAATTTACCTCTTCAGGTTTTGTCAAGGAAATTGCAAGACTCAACGGAGATATAAGTAAGTTTGTTTCAGAAAATGTGAGAAAACAACTTTTAAATTTTTATTATAAGTAA
- a CDS encoding efflux RND transporter periplasmic adaptor subunit yields MNNNTKFYAQLQAILTRLKLLKFKYRIALSVLIISILWFSSGLFYSNSVIEKDSNTKEIVQVKMVESKAQEEMVYLSLTGTVDMQQSVDIVPKISGEIVDVYVLSGSKINKGDAILKLKEYDYIEQYERAKALVKQYEAEYQASESLNEKGYRSQAQAEAAFAAVQNAKADLKRAQINLENTTVLTPLSGYIDKIMTAKGNFVTAGKPIATIISFDEIIIVVHVPERDVEKIKLGNTAKIDLANDYKTEGKVSFVSKVISSVTRTCRIEVTIPKNNHEMFITKGMIADVQLVVGTVIAHKVPASALILNDEGIVGIKVVENDNTVSFLPVEIIDAGQDGILIFGIPKDIKLITSGHYFVNVGDKVHVG; encoded by the coding sequence ATGAACAATAACACTAAATTTTATGCTCAACTGCAAGCTATACTTACTAGATTAAAGCTTTTAAAATTCAAATATAGAATAGCATTGTCAGTACTAATCATTTCTATACTGTGGTTCAGTAGTGGTTTATTTTATAGCAATAGTGTAATAGAAAAAGACAGCAACACTAAAGAAATAGTACAAGTTAAAATGGTGGAATCCAAGGCGCAAGAAGAAATGGTATATTTATCTCTTACTGGAACAGTAGATATGCAACAATCTGTAGATATTGTACCAAAAATTAGTGGAGAAATTGTTGATGTTTATGTTTTAAGTGGAAGTAAAATAAACAAGGGAGACGCTATTTTAAAATTAAAAGAGTACGATTATATAGAGCAGTATGAAAGGGCTAAAGCCCTTGTTAAACAATATGAAGCTGAATATCAAGCATCTGAATCTTTAAATGAGAAAGGTTACAGATCTCAAGCTCAAGCTGAAGCAGCCTTTGCTGCTGTGCAAAATGCTAAAGCTGACTTAAAAAGAGCACAGATAAATTTAGAAAATACAACTGTTCTAACACCTTTATCTGGCTACATTGATAAAATCATGACTGCAAAAGGAAATTTTGTAACTGCAGGCAAGCCTATAGCTACTATTATTAGTTTTGATGAAATTATTATTGTAGTACATGTACCAGAAAGAGATGTGGAAAAAATAAAACTGGGAAACACTGCTAAGATAGACTTAGCAAATGATTACAAAACTGAAGGAAAAGTAAGTTTTGTAAGTAAGGTAATAAGTTCAGTAACTAGAACTTGCAGGATAGAGGTAACAATTCCAAAAAACAATCATGAAATGTTTATTACTAAAGGCATGATAGCAGACGTTCAGTTAGTAGTAGGTACGGTAATTGCACACAAGGTGCCTGCTTCAGCTTTGATTTTAAATGATGAAGGTATTGTTGGCATTAAAGTTGTTGAAAATGACAATACTGTTTCTTTTTTACCTGTAGAAATCATAGATGCAGGGCAAGACGGTATATTAATTTTCGGCATTCCTAAGGACATAAAATTAATCACTTCAGGACATTACTTTGTTAATGTTGGAGATAAAGTACATGTAGGTTGA
- a CDS encoding glutamine amidotransferase-related protein, whose translation MFKFNFAIAEVRDFPNKDCDITVGLLRTEKETYDHEWASSDRICEMLVSMGAHVILIDYNKIFSKAKEEALSEAKDNVEQLESKKIKEVVKDFIKDSKINRILLPGNYYNLDSDPLPPTSSRQLVTKAIVQVVDENPNISLLAICGGLQGIMYAQGVEIISMKKLHKTQESKKSYHNDRRLNKLKIAQESRLSSIVSRFAQPDEDGWFAVYFPDAHGEMINNSDENIKKLQSIGYKVVGFSDDGVIEAIEDKYGNIHFQGHPESLILRSKRYYSESYKRREIATLITIAIINDFLYRKCETIISS comes from the coding sequence TTGTTTAAATTTAATTTTGCTATTGCAGAAGTAAGAGATTTTCCTAACAAAGACTGTGATATTACTGTTGGCTTACTCAGAACGGAAAAAGAAACTTACGACCATGAATGGGCATCCTCTGATAGAATATGTGAGATGCTTGTTAGTATGGGTGCACATGTTATATTAATTGACTACAATAAAATTTTTAGTAAAGCAAAGGAAGAAGCATTATCTGAAGCTAAAGATAATGTGGAACAATTAGAATCTAAAAAAATAAAAGAAGTAGTTAAGGACTTTATTAAGGATAGCAAAATAAATAGAATATTACTACCAGGAAATTATTATAATCTTGATTCTGATCCTTTGCCTCCTACCTCAAGCCGTCAATTAGTGACTAAAGCAATCGTACAAGTTGTAGATGAGAACCCTAACATTAGCCTGCTTGCTATTTGTGGTGGGTTGCAGGGAATTATGTACGCACAAGGAGTTGAGATAATCAGCATGAAAAAGCTGCATAAGACTCAAGAGAGCAAAAAGTCTTATCATAACGATCGCCGTCTTAATAAGTTGAAGATAGCACAGGAGAGTAGATTGTCATCAATAGTATCACGCTTTGCACAACCTGATGAAGATGGCTGGTTTGCTGTTTATTTTCCTGATGCTCATGGAGAAATGATTAATAACAGTGATGAGAATATTAAAAAATTACAATCCATCGGTTATAAAGTTGTAGGATTTTCTGACGATGGTGTCATTGAGGCAATTGAAGATAAGTATGGCAATATCCACTTTCAAGGACATCCTGAATCTCTTATTTTAAGGTCTAAACGTTATTATTCTGAAAGTTACAAAAGGAGAGAAATAGCAACTTTAATAACCATAGCTATAATTAATGACTTCTTATACCGCAAATGTGAAACTATTATATCAAGTTAA
- the purE gene encoding 5-(carboxyamino)imidazole ribonucleotide mutase, with product MAAEVAIIMGSESDFATMENSLTVFKELQIPYEVRIISAHRTPDRLFDFAKSAEKEGFKVIIAGAGGAAHLPGMTAALTHLPVIGVPIQNQHLNGIDSLFSIIQMPKGVPVATMAIGSSGAFNAAIMAASILSISNINIADKLKKWRDKQTNEVKKMPSSLMS from the coding sequence ATGGCAGCAGAAGTAGCTATAATAATGGGCAGTGAGTCAGATTTTGCAACAATGGAGAATTCGTTAACTGTTTTTAAGGAATTACAGATACCTTATGAAGTTCGTATAATATCTGCCCATAGAACGCCAGATAGGTTATTTGATTTTGCTAAATCTGCAGAAAAAGAGGGTTTTAAAGTGATTATAGCTGGAGCTGGTGGTGCAGCTCATTTGCCTGGAATGACAGCTGCCTTAACCCATCTACCTGTGATAGGAGTACCAATTCAGAATCAACATTTAAATGGTATAGATAGCTTATTCTCTATAATACAAATGCCTAAGGGAGTGCCTGTTGCAACTATGGCTATAGGTAGTAGTGGAGCATTCAACGCTGCTATTATGGCTGCATCCATATTATCTATCAGCAATATTAATATTGCTGATAAATTAAAAAAATGGCGTGATAAACAAACTAATGAAGTGAAAAAAATGCCTTCTTCATTGATGTCTTGA
- the dnaA gene encoding chromosomal replication initiator protein DnaA: MNLTSPKVASVFCDHIITIDDCSSIWKKIQNQLRKLYGEAVFNSWIGFLKFISNNNGEVLLSAPTRFIKEWISIHYIDKILSLWQSEDNTIRSLDIRVIKEESNVIDKEGYKNITNSYDNLSSPLDPRFTFDNFVVGRPNELAFTAAKRIAESSASIPGSNPLFLYGGVGLGKTHLMHAIAWHIVSTSSERKVVYLSAEKFMYQYITALRNRDIMVFKEQFRSTDVLMIDDVQFISGKDSTQEEFFHTFNALIDQNKQLVISADRSPSSLDGVEDRIKSRLGWGLVADINETTFELRLGILQSKVENMKADVPNGVLEFLAKNIKSNVRELEGALNKVMAHSLLNGKNITIELANDTLSDLLRSNCKMISIDEIQKKVSEFFKIKLSDIYSTKRARNLSRPRQVAMYLAKMLTQKSLPDIGRSFGGRDHTTIIHAVRQIDNLIKTDVNLASDVNLLIKMLR, translated from the coding sequence ATGAATTTAACTAGCCCTAAAGTTGCAAGTGTATTCTGTGACCACATTATCACCATTGATGATTGCAGTTCTATTTGGAAAAAGATACAAAATCAACTTCGTAAGCTTTATGGGGAGGCTGTTTTTAATAGCTGGATTGGTTTCTTAAAATTCATCAGTAATAACAATGGGGAAGTGTTACTTTCAGCTCCAACTAGATTTATTAAGGAATGGATATCGATACATTATATAGATAAAATACTATCTTTATGGCAGAGTGAAGATAATACCATACGCTCACTTGATATTCGAGTTATTAAGGAAGAGAGTAACGTTATAGATAAGGAGGGCTATAAAAATATCACTAATAGTTATGATAATCTATCTTCTCCTTTAGATCCAAGATTTACTTTTGACAATTTTGTTGTTGGTAGACCAAATGAGCTTGCGTTCACTGCAGCAAAGCGTATTGCTGAGTCTTCTGCTTCTATCCCTGGAAGTAATCCTTTATTTTTATATGGTGGTGTAGGGCTGGGCAAAACACATTTAATGCATGCTATTGCATGGCATATAGTTAGTACTTCAAGTGAAAGAAAGGTGGTATATTTATCAGCAGAGAAGTTTATGTATCAGTACATAACAGCATTAAGAAACAGGGATATTATGGTATTTAAAGAGCAATTTCGCTCAACAGATGTGCTTATGATAGATGATGTACAATTCATCAGCGGTAAAGACAGTACTCAGGAAGAGTTTTTTCATACTTTTAATGCATTAATTGATCAAAACAAACAGCTGGTAATTTCTGCTGATAGATCGCCAAGTAGCCTAGATGGAGTCGAGGATAGGATAAAGTCACGTTTAGGATGGGGTTTGGTAGCAGACATTAATGAAACAACTTTTGAGCTTAGATTGGGAATATTACAATCTAAAGTAGAAAATATGAAAGCTGATGTTCCTAATGGCGTGCTTGAGTTTTTAGCAAAAAATATAAAGTCTAACGTTAGAGAGCTAGAAGGAGCATTAAACAAGGTTATGGCTCACTCTTTACTAAATGGTAAAAATATAACTATAGAATTAGCTAATGATACTCTATCGGATCTTTTACGTTCAAATTGCAAAATGATCTCAATTGATGAGATACAGAAAAAAGTATCTGAGTTTTTTAAGATAAAATTGTCAGATATATACTCAACCAAGAGAGCTCGCAACTTATCTAGACCAAGACAGGTTGCAATGTACTTAGCAAAGATGCTAACACAGAAAAGCTTGCCTGATATTGGTAGGAGTTTTGGTGGTAGAGACCATACAACTATCATTCATGCAGTAAGACAAATAGATAATTTGATAAAAACTGATGTGAACCTTGCAAGTGATGTTAATTTATTAATTAAAATGTTAAGATAA